A region from the Chlamydiales bacterium genome encodes:
- the murD gene encoding UDP-N-acetylmuramoyl-L-alanine--D-glutamate ligase: protein MKKALILGLGVSGRSAAEFLLKKGYAVTAVEKSADLLESNPEIKQLIKNGLTSHKESAVFEKFDFDLLVPSPGVPQKHPLYARAIEEGIEVVGEAELAFRHMKQRAVAITGTNGKTTVTLLVEHILNKSGRKARALGNVGEPLTRYFLNPDPDEIVVAELSSYQLETMNSQVFDAAALLNITPDHLDRYPDMVSYAKAKCSIEKNLKPRSPLFVHEQVLPEFGSLFESRAFLTFGSNPTSHFWTDKEKVYQGEKVEYLLPLVYRGRGSHESENALAAWLLVREFGVTGEQFIQALNSFSKPSHRIEFVAKIEEVSYFDDSKGTNLDAVIRAVEAVPDPVILIAGGVDKGASYTPWIQAFQGKVKRIVAMGQAAQKIRSELGEAIQVEIVTSMEEAVCFAEQRAEKGGSVLLSPGCASFDMFRDYAHRGEEFKRCVNELEERSEKNT from the coding sequence ATGAAAAAGGCACTCATACTCGGGTTAGGCGTGAGCGGCAGGTCCGCGGCAGAGTTCCTTCTTAAAAAGGGGTACGCCGTCACCGCAGTAGAGAAGAGCGCCGATCTCTTAGAGTCGAATCCCGAGATCAAGCAACTGATAAAAAATGGCCTTACTTCCCATAAAGAGTCTGCGGTATTTGAGAAGTTCGATTTTGATCTTCTAGTTCCCTCCCCAGGCGTTCCTCAAAAACATCCTCTTTATGCAAGGGCAATAGAAGAGGGGATAGAGGTAGTAGGAGAGGCAGAGCTGGCATTTCGCCACATGAAACAGAGAGCTGTTGCAATCACCGGAACGAATGGAAAGACGACCGTAACGCTCCTGGTTGAACACATTCTTAATAAGAGCGGCCGAAAGGCCAGGGCCCTTGGAAATGTCGGCGAGCCACTTACGCGTTATTTTTTGAATCCCGACCCAGACGAGATCGTTGTAGCAGAACTCAGTTCCTATCAATTAGAGACGATGAACTCTCAGGTGTTTGATGCGGCCGCCTTGCTGAATATCACGCCCGATCATCTCGACCGCTATCCCGATATGGTCTCTTATGCGAAGGCCAAGTGCTCTATCGAGAAAAATCTTAAGCCCAGATCTCCTCTTTTTGTCCATGAGCAGGTTCTTCCGGAGTTCGGTTCTCTTTTTGAGAGTAGAGCCTTTTTGACCTTTGGATCTAACCCCACTTCTCACTTCTGGACGGACAAAGAGAAGGTCTATCAAGGCGAAAAAGTTGAATACTTATTACCCCTGGTCTATAGAGGGAGGGGGAGTCATGAGAGTGAGAACGCTCTGGCTGCCTGGCTGCTGGTTCGAGAGTTCGGTGTAACTGGCGAGCAGTTTATCCAGGCGCTCAATAGCTTTAGCAAGCCCTCTCACCGGATCGAGTTTGTTGCGAAAATAGAGGAGGTCTCCTATTTCGACGACAGCAAGGGGACCAACCTAGATGCAGTGATCCGCGCGGTGGAAGCTGTACCCGATCCTGTAATTCTTATTGCAGGAGGAGTGGATAAAGGTGCATCCTATACGCCCTGGATTCAAGCCTTTCAGGGAAAAGTGAAGAGGATCGTCGCCATGGGACAGGCGGCGCAGAAGATTCGAAGTGAACTTGGAGAGGCTATCCAAGTAGAGATCGTGACCTCGATGGAGGAGGCTGTCTGCTTCGCCGAGCAGAGAGCTGAGAAGGGGGGAAGCGTCCTACTCTCTCCCGGATGTGCGAGTTTTGATATGTTTCGGGATTATGCCCACAGAGGCGAAGAATTTAAACGTTGCGTTAACGAATTAGAAGAGAGGAGTGAAAAAAACACATGA
- the rsmI gene encoding 16S rRNA (cytidine(1402)-2'-O)-methyltransferase, whose product MLYLIATPIGNLGDITLRALETLRACDYVLCEDTRRSQRLLAHYEIRKPLKSYHKFNERRRSAEVIADLKAGLNVGLVTDAGTPGICDPGEILVKLCHENSLEVTAIPGACAAVTALSISGFSTERFQLLGFLPKKKGQLTRILEEQLAYPGTSIFYESPYRVLKTLEILNTIAPDLQVAVIRELTKLHEENARGTPQELIARFTAKKPKGEIVLLFPGQE is encoded by the coding sequence ATGTTATATCTGATCGCAACTCCTATTGGCAATCTCGGAGATATCACCCTCCGCGCTCTCGAAACATTGCGCGCCTGCGATTACGTTCTTTGTGAAGACACGCGCAGAAGCCAGAGACTGCTCGCCCATTACGAGATTCGCAAGCCGCTTAAAAGCTACCATAAATTCAACGAGAGACGCCGCTCTGCCGAAGTCATTGCCGACTTAAAGGCGGGTTTGAACGTTGGCCTTGTGACCGATGCTGGCACTCCTGGGATCTGCGACCCGGGCGAAATTTTAGTTAAGCTCTGCCATGAAAACTCTCTTGAAGTTACAGCCATTCCGGGCGCCTGCGCAGCAGTTACCGCCCTTTCTATCTCCGGCTTTTCAACAGAACGTTTCCAGCTCCTCGGGTTTCTCCCCAAAAAGAAGGGGCAGTTAACTCGAATTCTGGAAGAGCAGCTAGCCTATCCAGGAACGAGCATCTTTTACGAGAGCCCCTACCGCGTCTTAAAAACGCTTGAGATCCTCAACACAATAGCTCCCGACTTGCAGGTTGCCGTCATCCGCGAGCTCACAAAGCTGCACGAGGAGAATGCGCGAGGAACCCCTCAAGAGCTCATCGCCCGTTTCACCGCAAAAAAACCTAAAGGCGAAATCGTCCTCCTCTTCCCCGGCCAAGAATAA
- a CDS encoding XRE family transcriptional regulator has translation MKERAVVSKDNVFADLGLKDSEGMRIRSDLMSEVVKIIRNSDVPQKEIATILGISAPKVSALMSGKINDFSNDTLMNYLTLLGYNIKIKVYSRHPVSRSIKRGIMKVEKPVKKQKPVKHKARRKKVKARV, from the coding sequence ATGAAAGAAAGAGCCGTCGTAAGTAAGGATAACGTTTTTGCAGACCTTGGCTTAAAAGATTCTGAAGGGATGAGAATACGCTCTGACTTGATGTCAGAAGTAGTTAAAATCATCCGCAACAGCGATGTTCCTCAAAAAGAAATAGCCACGATTCTAGGTATCAGCGCGCCGAAAGTCTCTGCTCTGATGTCTGGTAAAATCAATGATTTCAGTAATGACACATTGATGAACTATCTCACCCTGCTCGGATATAACATAAAGATCAAAGTCTACTCTAGACATCCCGTATCTAGATCGATTAAGAGAGGAATAATGAAAGTAGAAAAACCAGTGAAGAAACAAAAACCCGTTAAGCATAAAGCGAGACGAAAAAAAGTTAAAGCTAGGGTCTAA
- the murF gene encoding UDP-N-acetylmuramoyl-tripeptide--D-alanyl-D-alanine ligase, protein MKERPLSWFAKAIGIAAFCNKGVTNVQTDSRKIQPGTLFFALKGARVDGHAFLKEVAEKGAVGAVVSIDYRGESHGLELLMVDDVIEALQTLARKEIEDRGVRVVAVTGSVGKTTTKEFLSTLLSAKYRVAKTPGNANSQVGIPLSILNSDGDEELFVMEMGMTDAHQIEKLVQIAPPYLSLITRIGLAHVGSFSDGIEGVARAKSEIFSHPKTRFGLYNADSGNFRALEETGRCEKRSFGYQKICPARADYLLKNEGDLFVIEEEGRAVCKFSLPFEATHLCEDFIASASAANLLGVDWSIIAKIAPTLTVYESRFEKIERAGVTFINDAYNANPTSMLAAFANLPVRKEGGRRIGVLGPMADLGALSEHYHREIGLEALSHFDHLLCIGSECLPIQEIFSKNGRAAEHFDEISALGARMMSLAKENDLVLIKGRNSANLWKLLEMFISL, encoded by the coding sequence ATGAAAGAGAGGCCTTTATCCTGGTTTGCAAAAGCAATAGGGATTGCTGCTTTTTGCAATAAAGGGGTGACAAATGTGCAGACCGACAGCAGAAAAATTCAGCCTGGTACTCTTTTCTTTGCTTTGAAAGGAGCTAGGGTCGATGGGCACGCCTTTTTAAAAGAGGTGGCTGAGAAGGGAGCTGTGGGCGCCGTGGTATCTATAGACTATAGAGGCGAATCTCATGGGCTTGAGCTTCTGATGGTCGATGACGTGATCGAGGCTCTTCAGACTCTGGCAAGAAAAGAGATTGAAGATCGAGGCGTTCGCGTCGTTGCCGTGACAGGATCTGTAGGTAAAACGACAACTAAAGAATTTCTTTCAACGCTTCTCTCTGCCAAGTACCGGGTGGCAAAGACCCCAGGAAACGCGAACTCCCAGGTGGGAATTCCGCTTAGCATTCTCAATTCCGATGGGGATGAGGAGCTGTTTGTGATGGAGATGGGAATGACAGACGCTCACCAGATTGAAAAGCTGGTTCAGATCGCACCTCCCTATCTATCGCTCATCACCCGCATCGGCTTGGCTCACGTCGGCTCTTTTTCAGATGGGATCGAAGGCGTTGCAAGAGCAAAGTCTGAGATCTTTTCACACCCCAAGACGCGTTTTGGTCTATATAATGCAGACTCAGGAAACTTTCGGGCTCTTGAAGAGACGGGTAGATGCGAGAAGAGAAGCTTCGGCTATCAGAAGATCTGCCCAGCACGTGCGGACTATCTCCTGAAAAACGAGGGGGATCTTTTTGTCATTGAAGAAGAGGGGAGGGCTGTTTGCAAATTCTCGCTCCCATTCGAGGCGACCCATCTTTGTGAGGATTTTATCGCAAGCGCCTCTGCGGCGAATCTGCTTGGTGTAGACTGGTCTATCATTGCAAAGATCGCACCAACCCTTACTGTCTATGAGTCGCGATTTGAAAAGATAGAAAGAGCAGGGGTCACCTTCATCAACGACGCCTACAATGCAAACCCGACCTCAATGCTCGCCGCATTTGCCAACCTGCCAGTTCGGAAAGAGGGTGGTCGTCGCATCGGGGTGCTGGGACCGATGGCCGATCTTGGAGCTCTCTCCGAACACTACCATCGAGAGATTGGCCTGGAGGCGCTGAGCCACTTTGACCATCTGCTCTGCATTGGGAGCGAGTGCCTTCCAATCCAAGAGATCTTCTCTAAAAATGGAAGGGCTGCGGAGCATTTTGATGAGATCTCTGCGCTGGGAGCACGGATGATGAGTCTTGCTAAAGAGAATGATCTCGTCTTGATTAAGGGAAGAAATTCGGCTAATTTGTGGAAGCTGCTCGAAATGTTTATCTCTCTGTAG
- a CDS encoding phospho-N-acetylmuramoyl-pentapeptide-transferase: MLLLLLEFFNNVLGVKLPTVFSYASTRMMLAAITTLLFTVVLGPRFIRCLYQLKTGQSIRVEDCPVLAELHQKKKDTPTMGGILILSSMLLSLVLWMDLRSSFTLLLFVTTIWLGLVGGYDDYLKLKHKNSKGLSGKKKLFFQMLLAALIALYSLSPTVAHSIHVGKWFAPPSARELTQAPVKSAPSVAASEEKKIELKGTSLSTREYMGYYFTPFFKDPLFILKGGLVILAFFITLIVITGASNAVNLTDGLDGLAAGCLMMVSGVLGFVAFLSNNIEISRYLNILYIEGSGEIGIYLFAMMGACLGFLWYNGYPAQVFMGDTGSLALGGVLGLAAVLLRRELLFALVGGVFVAETVSVILQVGSYKLRNRKRIFLCTPLHHHFEYKGWPETKVVLRFWIVSLLLAIVGMISLKFQ; encoded by the coding sequence GTGCTACTTCTTCTACTAGAGTTTTTTAATAATGTGCTGGGAGTTAAACTCCCCACCGTTTTTTCGTACGCATCGACGCGCATGATGCTCGCTGCTATCACGACCCTTCTCTTCACCGTTGTTCTGGGACCTCGCTTTATCCGCTGTCTCTACCAGCTGAAGACGGGCCAGTCGATCCGGGTTGAAGACTGTCCAGTACTTGCCGAACTGCATCAGAAGAAGAAGGATACTCCCACGATGGGAGGGATTCTAATCCTCTCCTCCATGCTTCTCTCTCTTGTTCTCTGGATGGATCTGCGCAGCTCGTTCACTCTTCTTCTATTCGTGACGACCATCTGGCTTGGGCTTGTGGGGGGGTATGACGACTACCTGAAGCTGAAGCATAAAAATTCGAAGGGCCTCTCGGGAAAGAAGAAGCTCTTTTTCCAGATGCTTTTGGCGGCGCTCATCGCCCTTTATAGTCTATCTCCAACTGTCGCACACTCGATACACGTCGGTAAGTGGTTCGCACCTCCCTCTGCAAGAGAGCTAACACAAGCGCCTGTCAAGAGCGCGCCTTCTGTAGCAGCTTCCGAAGAGAAGAAGATCGAGCTGAAGGGAACTTCTCTATCGACACGCGAGTACATGGGCTACTACTTTACCCCCTTTTTCAAAGATCCTCTCTTCATTCTAAAGGGTGGGCTGGTCATCTTAGCTTTCTTCATTACACTCATCGTGATTACAGGCGCCTCAAACGCTGTCAATTTGACGGATGGTCTCGACGGCTTAGCCGCCGGCTGTTTAATGATGGTTTCGGGTGTCCTCGGTTTTGTCGCCTTTCTCTCGAATAACATCGAGATCTCCCGCTATCTCAACATACTCTATATAGAGGGGAGCGGAGAGATCGGTATCTACCTATTTGCTATGATGGGAGCGTGTCTTGGCTTCCTCTGGTATAACGGCTACCCGGCTCAAGTCTTTATGGGCGACACGGGATCTCTTGCTCTGGGAGGCGTGCTTGGCCTTGCGGCTGTGCTGCTTCGCAGAGAGCTGCTCTTCGCGTTAGTGGGGGGTGTGTTTGTAGCTGAAACAGTTTCTGTGATTCTCCAAGTGGGAAGTTATAAGCTGCGCAATCGGAAGAGGATCTTTCTATGCACTCCTCTGCACCACCATTTTGAATATAAGGGGTGGCCAGAGACGAAGGTGGTATTAAGATTCTGGATTGTGAGTCTTCTCCTCGCGATTGTAGGTATGATCTCTCTCAAGTTCCAATAA
- the groL gene encoding chaperonin GroEL (60 kDa chaperone family; promotes refolding of misfolded polypeptides especially under stressful conditions; forms two stacked rings of heptamers to form a barrel-shaped 14mer; ends can be capped by GroES; misfolded proteins enter the barrel where they are refolded when GroES binds): MSGSAKELIFEEEARNKLREGVDKLADVVSVTLGPKGRNVGLQASWGAPKVTNDGNSIVKDIELKDQYANMGVSMGKEVASKMKEKCGDGTTSSILLLRALVQNGVKNIASGSSPIHIKRGIEKAVEAAVKELESSSIAIKSDKEIKNIAIASCSGNESIGTLIAEAVKKVGKEGVITIEEGKGTDTTIEMVEGMQFDRGYVSSYFCTNAEALLVEMQNARLLITDKKIASVQELLPILQAVASAGQDLLIIADDFEGDALSTLVVNKLRGTLKVCAVKAPGFGDRRKSLLEDIAILTGATVVSEDTGMSLKDATNEVLGSVEKLVVNKEKTTLINGSGEAKAIQDRIKQIEAEIKETTSTYDKEKLEERRAKLGSGVAVIRVGAASEPEMKQKKQLFEDSLNSTRAALEDGIVIGGGIALLRAGKAIDKLKLSAEEKIGAHIVQIACEAPFKQIVFNAGFDSSVVLEQVLGKGANFGFNAHTEQVEDLLASGIVDPTKVVRSALVFAASTAGIILLSEALIGNAPEDNDEKK; this comes from the coding sequence ATGTCAGGATCTGCAAAAGAGCTCATTTTTGAAGAAGAAGCAAGAAATAAACTCCGCGAAGGCGTCGATAAGCTTGCAGATGTTGTAAGCGTCACACTTGGACCTAAAGGACGTAACGTCGGACTCCAAGCATCCTGGGGAGCTCCAAAAGTTACTAACGACGGCAACAGCATCGTTAAAGACATCGAACTCAAAGATCAGTACGCCAACATGGGCGTCTCGATGGGGAAAGAGGTCGCTAGCAAGATGAAAGAGAAGTGCGGCGATGGAACCACATCCAGCATTCTCCTCTTGAGAGCTCTTGTTCAAAACGGCGTAAAAAACATCGCTTCTGGCTCTAGCCCGATCCATATCAAACGCGGCATTGAAAAAGCAGTTGAAGCTGCAGTGAAAGAGCTGGAGAGCTCCTCAATCGCAATCAAGAGCGACAAGGAGATCAAAAACATCGCTATCGCCTCCTGCTCAGGAAATGAATCGATCGGCACACTGATTGCAGAGGCAGTCAAGAAGGTCGGCAAAGAGGGCGTGATCACAATCGAAGAGGGCAAAGGAACCGATACCACTATTGAAATGGTAGAGGGAATGCAGTTCGACCGCGGCTACGTCAGCTCCTACTTCTGCACGAATGCAGAGGCGCTTTTAGTGGAGATGCAGAATGCGCGCCTTCTCATTACAGATAAGAAGATCGCCTCCGTTCAAGAGCTTCTACCCATTCTTCAAGCAGTTGCCTCAGCTGGACAAGACCTGTTGATCATCGCTGACGACTTCGAAGGAGATGCTCTTTCAACACTCGTGGTCAACAAGCTGCGCGGCACGCTGAAAGTATGTGCAGTAAAAGCTCCAGGCTTTGGCGACCGCAGAAAGTCTCTTCTTGAAGATATTGCCATCCTCACAGGTGCAACCGTCGTCTCAGAAGATACTGGCATGTCCCTTAAAGATGCGACAAACGAGGTGCTTGGAAGCGTTGAGAAGCTAGTTGTCAACAAAGAGAAGACAACGCTGATTAATGGATCTGGCGAAGCAAAAGCTATCCAGGACCGCATCAAGCAGATCGAAGCAGAAATTAAAGAGACGACAAGCACCTATGATAAAGAGAAGCTCGAAGAGCGTAGAGCGAAGCTCGGAAGCGGCGTTGCCGTTATCCGCGTGGGCGCCGCATCAGAGCCAGAGATGAAGCAGAAGAAGCAGCTCTTTGAAGATAGCTTAAACTCTACAAGAGCAGCGCTAGAAGATGGTATCGTCATCGGCGGCGGCATTGCGCTCCTTAGAGCTGGCAAGGCGATCGATAAGCTGAAGCTCTCTGCTGAAGAGAAGATCGGCGCGCACATCGTGCAGATCGCGTGCGAAGCCCCTTTCAAACAGATCGTCTTTAACGCGGGCTTCGATAGCTCGGTTGTTTTAGAACAGGTACTAGGCAAAGGAGCAAATTTCGGCTTCAATGCTCATACAGAGCAGGTAGAAGACCTCTTAGCTTCTGGAATTGTCGATCCAACGAAGGTGGTAAGAAGCGCGCTTGTATTTGCAGCTTCTACAGCGGGAATCATTCTTCTCTCTGAAGCGCTCATTGGAAACGCTCCTGAAGATAACGACGAGAAAAAGTAG
- a CDS encoding LysM peptidoglycan-binding domain-containing protein — MSRRDLIIVAVLVNAGLMTIFFVSALKSNSADEGALAANSASISSISEVSVAPNSAAPSDEIDQVLKEHNNNPATSPIAMVAPSATLMPTSPPLAGSQTAPSFADDLKAISMGESSLVQNQTAQAPQMTEAFEAPAASLKEVKVKKGDVLEKIARQNGVSVDDLMKTNQLASTRLKIGQTLKIPAKGASKSAQSTSSAAGESAAQYYTVKNGDNPWTIAVKNHLKVEELLKLNGLNEEKARRLKPGDKLRIK, encoded by the coding sequence ATGAGCCGTAGAGATCTCATCATCGTCGCCGTACTGGTCAATGCCGGTTTAATGACCATTTTTTTTGTAAGTGCCCTTAAGTCAAACAGCGCGGATGAGGGAGCTCTTGCTGCCAACTCTGCTTCGATTTCAAGCATCTCGGAAGTGAGCGTTGCGCCAAACAGCGCAGCTCCATCAGATGAGATCGATCAGGTCTTGAAAGAGCATAATAACAACCCTGCCACCTCTCCGATAGCGATGGTTGCACCATCTGCGACTCTCATGCCGACATCTCCTCCTCTTGCAGGGTCACAGACTGCTCCTAGCTTTGCGGATGACTTAAAAGCGATTTCAATGGGAGAGAGCTCTCTTGTTCAGAACCAGACTGCACAGGCTCCTCAAATGACTGAAGCCTTCGAAGCTCCAGCTGCTTCTCTCAAAGAAGTAAAGGTGAAGAAGGGAGATGTGCTCGAGAAGATCGCTCGTCAGAATGGAGTGAGTGTAGACGACCTCATGAAGACAAACCAGCTCGCTTCTACTCGCCTGAAAATTGGCCAAACGTTGAAGATCCCAGCAAAAGGCGCTTCAAAAAGTGCTCAGAGCACATCTTCAGCTGCAGGCGAATCTGCTGCTCAATACTACACTGTGAAAAATGGCGATAATCCCTGGACGATCGCGGTAAAGAACCACTTGAAAGTTGAAGAGCTCCTCAAACTTAACGGCCTCAACGAAGAGAAAGCACGCCGCCTGAAACCCGGTGACAAGCTCCGCATCAAGTAA